A stretch of the Planctomycetota bacterium genome encodes the following:
- a CDS encoding ABC transporter permease, translating into MSERADAPDRSTPAAGGFAPARWAYLACRLFVGPIFQREVQAIGRRRAPYLVRGLYALALLGLTTLIFLATWDGAGGSAASRQDQLEDIAPAMLAAVAIGQMAMLAFIAPVLTAGAIADEKRTRTLATLLTTPLGSGGLVVGKLGARTVQLVILVLLPTPMLLALRVFGGIEAEAVLASTALALSLGILAASVSLLFSIWNTRTPTVVFFALCSTVLIVAGPIGWHMLINLTGLDPRWLPELRAVTPLTQMLLVIPELAQDLGYTSVAQLRDRWLLGIAYNLAWSLALVLLAIYILRGTLRREMGEEAGWSMRRRTREQPDDAKRRQRSRPRAAPSRDRDARTIGDRPVLWRELRQSALGGPNQTFAAGAIGVSILLIVYVTAGISHTGITPTALIILLLTVTAQTALSAPAGLAAERDGSNWDVLLATPVTPSQIVLGKALGAIRRMWLLPAVVGMHLVLVMATGWFHPIGALHALLVVGGAIVMLSGTGAMLGLLCRRGTTASVLNLGLPLVLWVALPICVGLCVQLIGMDYDTTQALGGVIQISNPFYVLAEAAMTGVAENDAYRYFLRYDLAWSERDVRPLEFTAFALANAAIMASLGVAATLVAIWRFNRWAGRSS; encoded by the coding sequence GTGAGCGAGCGTGCCGACGCCCCCGATCGGAGCACCCCCGCCGCCGGCGGCTTCGCGCCCGCGCGGTGGGCGTACCTCGCGTGCCGGCTGTTCGTGGGCCCGATCTTCCAGCGCGAGGTGCAGGCGATCGGCCGCCGCCGCGCACCCTACCTGGTCCGCGGCCTGTACGCGCTCGCCCTGCTGGGCCTCACGACGCTGATCTTCCTGGCGACGTGGGACGGCGCAGGCGGCAGCGCCGCCAGCCGGCAGGACCAGCTCGAGGACATCGCCCCCGCGATGCTCGCCGCCGTCGCCATCGGCCAGATGGCGATGCTGGCGTTCATCGCGCCGGTACTCACCGCCGGCGCCATTGCCGACGAAAAACGCACCCGCACCCTCGCCACGCTGCTGACCACCCCGCTGGGCAGCGGCGGGCTGGTCGTCGGAAAGCTCGGCGCCCGCACCGTGCAGCTCGTCATCCTCGTGCTGCTGCCCACCCCCATGCTGCTGGCGCTGCGGGTCTTCGGCGGCATCGAGGCCGAGGCGGTGCTGGCCTCCACCGCGCTGGCGCTGTCCCTGGGCATCCTGGCGGCGTCGGTGTCGCTGCTGTTCTCGATCTGGAACACGCGGACGCCCACCGTCGTCTTCTTCGCCCTGTGCTCCACGGTGCTCATCGTCGCCGGGCCCATCGGCTGGCACATGCTCATCAACCTGACCGGCCTCGACCCGAGGTGGCTGCCCGAGCTTCGCGCCGTCACGCCGCTCACGCAGATGCTGCTTGTGATCCCCGAGCTGGCCCAGGACCTGGGCTACACCAGCGTGGCCCAGCTCCGCGACCGCTGGCTGCTAGGCATCGCGTACAACCTCGCGTGGTCGCTGGCGCTGGTCCTGCTGGCGATCTACATCCTGCGGGGCACGCTCCGCCGCGAGATGGGCGAAGAGGCCGGCTGGTCGATGAGGCGACGGACCCGCGAGCAACCGGACGACGCGAAACGCCGCCAACGCAGTCGGCCCCGGGCCGCCCCGTCCCGCGATCGCGACGCGAGGACCATCGGCGACCGCCCCGTGCTGTGGCGCGAGCTGCGGCAATCGGCGCTGGGCGGCCCCAACCAGACCTTCGCCGCCGGCGCCATCGGCGTGTCGATCCTGCTGATCGTGTACGTCACCGCGGGCATAAGCCACACTGGCATCACGCCCACGGCCCTGATCATCCTGCTGCTGACCGTGACCGCCCAGACGGCGCTCTCGGCCCCCGCCGGCCTCGCCGCCGAGCGGGACGGATCGAACTGGGACGTGCTGCTTGCCACGCCGGTGACGCCAAGCCAGATCGTGCTGGGCAAGGCCCTGGGCGCCATCCGCCGCATGTGGCTGCTGCCCGCCGTCGTCGGCATGCACCTGGTCCTCGTGATGGCGACGGGCTGGTTCCACCCCATCGGCGCGCTGCACGCGCTCTTGGTGGTCGGCGGCGCGATCGTCATGCTCAGCGGCACCGGCGCCATGCTGGGCTTGCTGTGCCGCCGCGGCACGACCGCGTCGGTGCTCAACCTGGGCCTGCCGCTGGTCCTGTGGGTCGCGCTGCCCATCTGCGTAGGCCTGTGCGTGCAGCTCATCGGCATGGACTACGACACGACGCAGGCGCTCGGCGGCGTCATCCAGATCAGCAACCCGTTCTACGTCCTCGCCGAGGCCGCCATGACCGGCGTCGCCGAGAACGACGCCTATCGCTACTTCCTGCGGTACGACCTAGCCTGGTCCGAACGCGACGTCCGGCCGCTGGAGTTCACGGCGTTCGCGCTGGCCAACGCCGCGATCATGGCGAGCCTGGGCGTGGCGGCCACGCTCGTGGCGATCTGGCGGTTCAACCGCTGGGCGGGACGCTCGAGCTAG
- a CDS encoding ABC transporter ATP-binding protein: MIEARKLTKRYGRVLALDDLTLDIAAGEVFGFIGPNGAGKSTTMKILACLLRPDSGSATIDGLDIHRDGRHIRRIIGYMPDFLGVYEDLTVDEYLQFFASAFEVPRGKRRSVVDGVLELTDLTDKRRSPVSGLSRGMTQRLGVARVLIHDPKVLLLDEPASGLDPRARIEMRTLLAELGRMGKALMISSHILSELAELCSTIGIIEKGALLYAGSIEEAYRRAGGGERIRIALEDGLPPEAAVGVLRDDPRVARVREADGELVVELAADTSGRHFLIERLSGAGGRIAAMRPEEVKLEDAFLRLTKGTVQ; this comes from the coding sequence ATGATCGAGGCCCGCAAGCTGACCAAGCGATACGGACGCGTGCTCGCGCTGGACGACCTGACGCTGGACATCGCCGCGGGCGAGGTCTTCGGCTTCATCGGCCCCAACGGCGCGGGCAAGAGCACCACCATGAAGATCCTGGCGTGCCTGCTGCGGCCCGACTCGGGATCGGCCACCATCGACGGGTTGGACATCCACCGCGACGGCCGCCACATCCGCCGCATCATCGGCTACATGCCCGACTTCCTGGGCGTGTACGAGGACCTGACCGTCGACGAGTACCTGCAGTTCTTCGCATCGGCCTTCGAGGTCCCCCGCGGCAAGCGGCGCTCGGTCGTCGACGGCGTGCTCGAGCTGACCGACCTGACCGACAAGCGGCGGTCGCCCGTCAGTGGCCTAAGCCGCGGCATGACCCAGCGGCTGGGCGTCGCCCGCGTGCTCATCCACGATCCCAAGGTGCTGCTGCTCGACGAGCCCGCCAGCGGCCTGGATCCGCGGGCCCGCATCGAGATGCGAACGCTGCTCGCCGAGCTGGGCCGCATGGGCAAGGCGCTGATGATCAGCTCGCACATCCTCAGCGAGCTGGCCGAGCTGTGCAGCACCATCGGCATCATCGAGAAGGGCGCGCTGCTGTACGCCGGCTCCATCGAGGAGGCCTACCGTCGCGCCGGCGGGGGCGAGCGGATCCGCATCGCGCTCGAGGACGGCCTGCCGCCCGAGGCCGCCGTCGGCGTGCTCCGCGACGACCCCCGCGTCGCCCGCGTGCGCGAGGCCGACGGCGAGCTAGTCGTCGAACTGGCGGCCGACACCTCGGGCCGCCACTTCCTCATCGAGCGGCTGAGCGGCGCCGGCGGCCGCATCGCCGCCATGCGGCCCGAGGAGGTCAAGCTCGAGGATGCCTTCCTACGGCTGACCAAGGGCACCGTGCAGTGA
- a CDS encoding nitroreductase family protein, whose product MASDPETFIPLDPYTPEEPSLEAARRFADVMDRRRTVRMFSDRPVDRAVIEQCIRAAGTAPSGAHKQPWRFVAVGDLEVKAKIRAAAEAEEREFYQRRASEEWLEDLRPFGTDERKPFLEIAPWLIVVFKLAKTDDGGQVYYLNESVGIATGMLLAALHHAGLATLTHTPSPMGFLKDVLQRPDHERPFLLIPVGYPADDCVVPKLQRKGLDEIMVVA is encoded by the coding sequence ATGGCATCCGACCCCGAGACGTTCATCCCCCTCGACCCCTACACCCCCGAGGAACCATCGCTCGAGGCGGCTCGGCGCTTCGCCGACGTGATGGATCGCCGGCGGACGGTGCGGATGTTCAGCGATCGGCCGGTAGACCGGGCGGTCATCGAGCAGTGCATCCGGGCGGCGGGCACCGCGCCCAGCGGAGCGCACAAGCAGCCCTGGCGGTTCGTGGCCGTGGGCGATCTCGAGGTCAAGGCCAAGATCCGTGCCGCTGCCGAGGCCGAGGAGCGGGAGTTCTACCAGCGGCGCGCGAGCGAGGAGTGGCTCGAGGACCTGCGGCCCTTCGGCACGGACGAGCGCAAGCCCTTCCTCGAGATCGCGCCGTGGCTGATCGTGGTGTTCAAGCTCGCCAAGACCGATGATGGCGGCCAGGTGTACTACCTCAATGAGTCGGTCGGCATCGCGACCGGCATGCTGCTGGCGGCGCTGCACCATGCGGGGCTCGCGACGCTGACGCACACGCCCAGCCCGATGGGCTTCCTCAAGGACGTGTTGCAGCGGCCCGACCACGAGCGGCCCTTCCTGCTGATCCCCGTGGGCTATCCGGCGGACGACTGCGTCGTGCCGAAGCTGCAGCGCAAGGGCCTCGACGAGATCATGGTCGTGGCGTGA
- a CDS encoding DUF1801 domain-containing protein, whose product MADIKPTTIAQYLATLPPERKKLIQAVRKTIKANLDPKLREGIQYGMIGYFVPHSVYPPGYHCDPKQPLPFAGIGNQKNHVGFYFFCVYQSEDVKNWFVDAWKKTGTKLDMGKACIRVKTLDDVPLGVVGELVRRVTADEFIETYEGHFGGTHPGKKAAAKKTAGRTTKTTAKKATKKTSKSASKRTSKKTAKTSRKKAPARRSRG is encoded by the coding sequence ATGGCGGACATCAAGCCCACCACCATCGCCCAGTACCTTGCCACGCTGCCGCCGGAGCGCAAGAAGCTCATCCAGGCGGTCCGCAAGACGATTAAGGCCAACCTGGATCCCAAGCTCAGGGAGGGCATCCAGTACGGCATGATCGGCTACTTCGTGCCCCACTCGGTGTACCCGCCGGGCTACCACTGCGACCCCAAGCAGCCGCTGCCGTTCGCGGGCATCGGCAACCAGAAGAACCACGTCGGCTTCTACTTCTTCTGCGTGTACCAGAGTGAGGACGTCAAGAACTGGTTCGTCGATGCGTGGAAGAAGACCGGCACCAAGCTGGACATGGGCAAGGCCTGCATCCGCGTCAAGACCCTCGACGACGTGCCGCTGGGGGTCGTGGGCGAACTCGTCAGGCGCGTGACGGCCGATGAGTTCATCGAGACCTACGAAGGCCACTTCGGCGGCACGCACCCCGGCAAGAAGGCGGCGGCGAAGAAGACGGCAGGTCGAACAACCAAGACGACGGCCAAGAAGGCAACCAAGAAGACCAGCAAGTCGGCATCGAAGCGCACATCCAAGAAGACGGCCAAGACGAGCCGGAAGAAGGCGCCCGCCCGCCGGTCTCGCGGCTAG
- a CDS encoding RlmE family RNA methyltransferase — translation MPRRVLHDEYFKKAKADGYAARSAYKLREIQEKRRLLRPGDAVLDLGCAPGSWLQVAAEIVGPRGLVVGVDLQAVRAGLPPGVETLRGDVTRMPAADMLAPVVRHRGKGALFDAVLSDMAPSTSGAGDHYKSVRLCEAVLDRLRELLRPGGALCYKVFEGETYPDLVARTARAFSYCRGIKPRATREVSSEMYVVARGFEPAAQQVVRPRGVATPPPEPREGWQA, via the coding sequence ATGCCGCGGCGCGTGCTGCACGACGAGTACTTCAAGAAGGCCAAGGCCGACGGCTACGCGGCACGCTCGGCCTACAAGCTCCGCGAGATCCAGGAGAAGCGCCGCCTGCTGCGGCCGGGCGACGCCGTGCTCGACCTGGGCTGCGCCCCGGGCTCCTGGCTGCAGGTCGCCGCCGAGATCGTGGGGCCCCGCGGTCTGGTCGTGGGCGTCGACCTCCAGGCCGTCCGCGCGGGCCTGCCGCCCGGCGTCGAAACCCTCCGCGGCGACGTGACCCGCATGCCAGCCGCCGACATGCTTGCGCCGGTCGTCCGGCATCGGGGCAAGGGCGCCCTCTTCGACGCCGTGCTCAGTGACATGGCCCCGAGCACGAGCGGCGCGGGTGACCACTACAAGTCCGTCCGGCTGTGCGAGGCCGTGCTCGATCGGCTGCGCGAGCTGCTCCGCCCCGGCGGCGCCCTCTGCTACAAGGTGTTCGAGGGGGAGACCTATCCCGACCTCGTCGCGCGCACCGCACGCGCGTTCTCGTACTGCCGGGGCATCAAGCCCAGGGCCACCCGCGAGGTCTCCAGCGAGATGTACGTCGTCGCGCGGGGCTTCGAGCCCGCGGCGCAGCAGGTCGTGCGGCCCCGCGGCGTCGCCACCCCGCCACCCGAGCCGCGCGAGGGCTGGCAGGCGTGA